One Bombus pyrosoma isolate SC7728 linkage group LG7, ASM1482585v1, whole genome shotgun sequence genomic window carries:
- the LOC122569249 gene encoding uncharacterized protein LOC122569249, with the protein MYSRGALLLLCCLFLILAGHCHEENVSTVTEENALAKLVKMFSKPGAFKRINAIFGENSIEELYTSCPKGEEGLECRRAEARRSVDCPEGDCYCYNCAAAGPELWASCCRESLRCCSHLAAACRTCDHPTLYPFCSKHFKKCLVEFNEENQN; encoded by the exons ATGTATTCTCGCGGTGCGTTGCTGCTACTTTGTTGCTTGTTCTTGATACTGGCTGGCCACTGTCACGAAGAAAATGTCAGCACCGTCACGGAGGAGAACGCGCTAGCAAAATTGGTTAAAATGTTCTCCAAACCTGGAGCGTTTAAACGA ATTAACGCAATATTTGGTgaaaattcgatcgaagaGCTGTACACGTCTTGCCCGAAAGGCGAGGAGGGTCTCGAATGCAGAAGAGCTGAGGCCAGACGATCCGTTGACTGTCCTGAAG GTGACTGTTACTGCTACAATTGCGCCGCAGCTGGTCCTGAGTTATGGGCATCCTGTTGTCGTGAAAGCTTGCGATGCTGTTCACATCTCGCGGCGGCCTGTCGAACCTGCGACCATCCGACGTTGTATCCGTTTTGCTCAAAACACTTTAAAAAATGTCTGGTCGAGTTCAATGAAgagaatcaaaattaa
- the LOC122569242 gene encoding probable ATP-dependent RNA helicase DDX52 isoform X1: protein MDAYELFRKLSTGVKFDKRRFQVDAERFQLVNKQSENGVNDDKINIKAFDNINHSTLCEKRKYDEVEKETENINDLTLLDGMSIPQNKNKKCKVALTEEKRLKLEKEKINQFRNHHHISVTGNSIPKPISEFIELSTTYNISEKLIHNITNCGYKCPTPIQMQAIPVMLQGRNVLACAPTGSGKTAAFLLPIIHYLGGPEKKGFRAVILSPTRELAKQTYRECLRLSEGYNFRVHIISKVNQALNKYGLKSSQKFDILITTPKRIIYLLNQDPPAISFSNVEWLIVDEVDKLFEDGTRCFRDQLETISKSCTNENLHKAMFSATNTPIVTKWCRRNLKGLITVTVGHRNAATDLVEQELLFVGAERGKLVALRNIIQKGVLPPVLVFVQSKERAQELFNELIYDGVNVDVIHADRTQTQRDNVVRCFREGRIWVLICTELMARGIDFKGVNLVINYDFPPSAISYVHRIGRTGRAGHKGKAITFFTVQDTTNLRSIATIMRESGCNVPDYMLAMKKHSKRERRKHERKAPIRERISTVPTFKRVETSKKRKVAINDSKKKYELKSKENKD from the exons ATGGATGCATATGAACTATTTCGAAAACTTTCTACTGgtgtaaaatttgataaaaggCGTTTTCAAGTTGATGCAGAAAGATTTCAG CTTGTCAACAAACAATCTGAAAATGGAGTTAAtgatgataaaataaacattaaagcCTTTGATAACATAAATCATTCAACATTAtgtgagaaaagaaaatatgatgaGGTCgagaaagaaactgaaaatattaatgactTGACATTGCTTGATGGAATGTCTATTcctcaaaataaaaataaaaagtgtaaaGTAGCCTTAACTGAAGAGAAACGGTTaaagttagaaaaagaaaag atTAATCAGTTTCGTAATCATCATCACATAAGTGTCACAGGCAATTCTATACCTAAACCTATCTCAGAATTTATTGAACTATCAACAACTTACAATAtatctgaaaaattaatacataatattacaaattgtgGTTATAAATGTCCTACTCCAATTCAAATGCAGGCTATACCCGTCATGCTGCAA GGTAGAAATGTACTAGCTTGTGCCCCAACTGGATCTGGAAAAACAGCTGCATTTCTGTTACctataattcattatttagGTGGACCAGAAAAGAAAGGATTTAGAGCTGTTATATTAAGCCCAACAAGAGAATTAGCAAAACAAACATATAGAGAATGTTTACGTCTTAGCGAAGGATATAATTTTAGAGTTCATATTATCAGTAAAGTGAATCAAGCATTAAACAAATATGGACTTAAAAGCTCACAGAAATTTG atatattaatcACTACAccaaaaagaataatataccTATTGAATCAGGATCCACCAGCTATTTCTTTTAgcaa tgTTGAATGGTTAATTGTGGATGAAGTAGATAAACTCTTTGAGGATGGGACAAGGTGCTTCAGAGACCAGTTAGAAACAATTTCAAAGTCATGTACAAATGAAAACTTACATAAAGCAATGTTTAGTGCAACCAATACTCCTATAGTGACCAAATGGTGTAGACGTAATCTGAAAGGTCTTATAACAGTTACTGTTGGACACAg GAATGCTGCAACGGACTTAGTAGAACAAGAATTGTTATTTGTTGGTGCAGAGAGAGGAAAACTTGTGGCacttagaaatattattcaaaag GGAGTATTACCACCTGTACTAGTATTTGTGCAAAGCAAGGAAAGAGCGcaagaattatttaacgaacTTATATATGACGGAGTCAATGTTGATGTTATTCACGCTGATAGAACACAAACGCAG cGAGACAATGTCGTTCGTTGTTTTAGAGAAGGAAGAATATGGGTATTAATATGTACAGAATTAATGGCAAGAGGTATTGATTTCAAAGGTGTAAATcttgttattaattacgatttcCCACCATCTGCTATTTCTTATGTTCATAGAATTG GTCGCACTGGTAGAGCTGGACATAAAGGAAAAGcaattactttttttactGTACAAGATACTACAAATTTGAGAAG tatagCTACTATCATGCGTGAATCTGGTTGTAATGTTCCTGATTATATGTTAGCTATGAAAAAACATAGTAAAAGGGAAAGACGGAAACATGAACGCAAAGCTCCTATTAGAGAAAGGATATCAACTGTACCTACATTCAAACGCGTAGAAACATCTAAAAAAAG AAAAGTTGCTATAAACGATtccaaaaagaaatatgaattaaaaagtaaagagaataaagattaa
- the LOC122569242 gene encoding probable ATP-dependent RNA helicase DDX52 isoform X2 — MDAYELFRKLSTGVKFDKRRFQVDAERFQLVNKQSENGVNDDKINIKAFDNINHSTLCEKRKYDEVEKETENINDLTLLDGMSIPQNKNKKCKVALTEEKRLKLEKEKINQFRNHHHISVTGNSIPKPISEFIELSTTYNISEKLIHNITNCGYKCPTPIQMQAIPVMLQGRNVLACAPTGSGKTAAFLLPIIHYLGGPEKKGFRAVILSPTRELAKQTYRECLRLSEGYNFRVHIISKVNQALNKYGLKSSQKFDILITTPKRIIYLLNQDPPAISFSNVEWLIVDEVDKLFEDGTRCFRDQLETISKSCTNENLHKAMFSATNTPIVTKWCRRNLKGLITVTVGHRNAATDLVEQELLFVGAERGKLVALRNIIQKGVLPPVLVFVQSKERAQELFNELIYDGVNVDVIHADRTQTQRDNVVRCFREGRIWVLICTELMARGIDFKGVNLVINYDFPPSAISYVHRIGRTGRAGHKGKAITFFTVQDTTNLRSYYHA, encoded by the exons ATGGATGCATATGAACTATTTCGAAAACTTTCTACTGgtgtaaaatttgataaaaggCGTTTTCAAGTTGATGCAGAAAGATTTCAG CTTGTCAACAAACAATCTGAAAATGGAGTTAAtgatgataaaataaacattaaagcCTTTGATAACATAAATCATTCAACATTAtgtgagaaaagaaaatatgatgaGGTCgagaaagaaactgaaaatattaatgactTGACATTGCTTGATGGAATGTCTATTcctcaaaataaaaataaaaagtgtaaaGTAGCCTTAACTGAAGAGAAACGGTTaaagttagaaaaagaaaag atTAATCAGTTTCGTAATCATCATCACATAAGTGTCACAGGCAATTCTATACCTAAACCTATCTCAGAATTTATTGAACTATCAACAACTTACAATAtatctgaaaaattaatacataatattacaaattgtgGTTATAAATGTCCTACTCCAATTCAAATGCAGGCTATACCCGTCATGCTGCAA GGTAGAAATGTACTAGCTTGTGCCCCAACTGGATCTGGAAAAACAGCTGCATTTCTGTTACctataattcattatttagGTGGACCAGAAAAGAAAGGATTTAGAGCTGTTATATTAAGCCCAACAAGAGAATTAGCAAAACAAACATATAGAGAATGTTTACGTCTTAGCGAAGGATATAATTTTAGAGTTCATATTATCAGTAAAGTGAATCAAGCATTAAACAAATATGGACTTAAAAGCTCACAGAAATTTG atatattaatcACTACAccaaaaagaataatataccTATTGAATCAGGATCCACCAGCTATTTCTTTTAgcaa tgTTGAATGGTTAATTGTGGATGAAGTAGATAAACTCTTTGAGGATGGGACAAGGTGCTTCAGAGACCAGTTAGAAACAATTTCAAAGTCATGTACAAATGAAAACTTACATAAAGCAATGTTTAGTGCAACCAATACTCCTATAGTGACCAAATGGTGTAGACGTAATCTGAAAGGTCTTATAACAGTTACTGTTGGACACAg GAATGCTGCAACGGACTTAGTAGAACAAGAATTGTTATTTGTTGGTGCAGAGAGAGGAAAACTTGTGGCacttagaaatattattcaaaag GGAGTATTACCACCTGTACTAGTATTTGTGCAAAGCAAGGAAAGAGCGcaagaattatttaacgaacTTATATATGACGGAGTCAATGTTGATGTTATTCACGCTGATAGAACACAAACGCAG cGAGACAATGTCGTTCGTTGTTTTAGAGAAGGAAGAATATGGGTATTAATATGTACAGAATTAATGGCAAGAGGTATTGATTTCAAAGGTGTAAATcttgttattaattacgatttcCCACCATCTGCTATTTCTTATGTTCATAGAATTG GTCGCACTGGTAGAGCTGGACATAAAGGAAAAGcaattactttttttactGTACAAGATACTACAAATTTGAGAAG CTACTATCATGCGTGA
- the LOC122569242 gene encoding probable ATP-dependent RNA helicase DDX52 isoform X3 produces MDAYELFRKLSTGVKFDKRRFQVDAERFQLVNKQSENGVNDDKINIKAFDNINHSTLCEKRKYDEVEKETENINDLTLLDGMSIPQNKNKKCKVALTEEKRLKLEKEKINQFRNHHHISVTGNSIPKPISEFIELSTTYNISEKLIHNITNCGYKCPTPIQMQAIPVMLQGRNVLACAPTGSGKTAAFLLPIIHYLGGPEKKGFRAVILSPTRELAKQTYRECLRLSEGYNFRVHIISKVNQALNKYGLKSSQKFDILITTPKRIIYLLNQDPPAISFSNVEWLIVDEVDKLFEDGTRCFRDQLETISKSCTNENLHKAMFSATNTPIVTKWCRRNLKGLITVTVGHRNAATDLVEQELLFVGAERGKLVALRNIIQKGVLPPVLVFVQSKERAQELFNELIYDGVNVDVIHADRTQTQRDNVVRCFREGRIWVLICTELMARGIDFKGVNLVINYDFPPSAISYVHRIGRTGRAGHKGKAITFFTVQDTTNLRSF; encoded by the exons ATGGATGCATATGAACTATTTCGAAAACTTTCTACTGgtgtaaaatttgataaaaggCGTTTTCAAGTTGATGCAGAAAGATTTCAG CTTGTCAACAAACAATCTGAAAATGGAGTTAAtgatgataaaataaacattaaagcCTTTGATAACATAAATCATTCAACATTAtgtgagaaaagaaaatatgatgaGGTCgagaaagaaactgaaaatattaatgactTGACATTGCTTGATGGAATGTCTATTcctcaaaataaaaataaaaagtgtaaaGTAGCCTTAACTGAAGAGAAACGGTTaaagttagaaaaagaaaag atTAATCAGTTTCGTAATCATCATCACATAAGTGTCACAGGCAATTCTATACCTAAACCTATCTCAGAATTTATTGAACTATCAACAACTTACAATAtatctgaaaaattaatacataatattacaaattgtgGTTATAAATGTCCTACTCCAATTCAAATGCAGGCTATACCCGTCATGCTGCAA GGTAGAAATGTACTAGCTTGTGCCCCAACTGGATCTGGAAAAACAGCTGCATTTCTGTTACctataattcattatttagGTGGACCAGAAAAGAAAGGATTTAGAGCTGTTATATTAAGCCCAACAAGAGAATTAGCAAAACAAACATATAGAGAATGTTTACGTCTTAGCGAAGGATATAATTTTAGAGTTCATATTATCAGTAAAGTGAATCAAGCATTAAACAAATATGGACTTAAAAGCTCACAGAAATTTG atatattaatcACTACAccaaaaagaataatataccTATTGAATCAGGATCCACCAGCTATTTCTTTTAgcaa tgTTGAATGGTTAATTGTGGATGAAGTAGATAAACTCTTTGAGGATGGGACAAGGTGCTTCAGAGACCAGTTAGAAACAATTTCAAAGTCATGTACAAATGAAAACTTACATAAAGCAATGTTTAGTGCAACCAATACTCCTATAGTGACCAAATGGTGTAGACGTAATCTGAAAGGTCTTATAACAGTTACTGTTGGACACAg GAATGCTGCAACGGACTTAGTAGAACAAGAATTGTTATTTGTTGGTGCAGAGAGAGGAAAACTTGTGGCacttagaaatattattcaaaag GGAGTATTACCACCTGTACTAGTATTTGTGCAAAGCAAGGAAAGAGCGcaagaattatttaacgaacTTATATATGACGGAGTCAATGTTGATGTTATTCACGCTGATAGAACACAAACGCAG cGAGACAATGTCGTTCGTTGTTTTAGAGAAGGAAGAATATGGGTATTAATATGTACAGAATTAATGGCAAGAGGTATTGATTTCAAAGGTGTAAATcttgttattaattacgatttcCCACCATCTGCTATTTCTTATGTTCATAGAATTG GTCGCACTGGTAGAGCTGGACATAAAGGAAAAGcaattactttttttactGTACAAGATACTACAAATTTGAGAAG tttttaa